AGAAGACCAAGCTTTAATGGGCCAATTAATGAAAAATCCATTACTGAGATATGATACAAAGAACACTCTTTTGCTTTAATCAAATGGTATAGAAATATGAATAAACAGGGTGACTATTAGCTGAAGAGGTTAGTGTTAGGAAATCTGGTTCACCATTCAATGCAGTTTGTAAATAGATATGTTagagggtgatttttttttgcttttaaaaatatttattaagtttatCTATGATGTTTATATGataaaggataataaaaatatattctctccCATTAACTAGACTACAcagttaaaataaatagtatttccTTATAAAATTTCAGGAACCAATAGTTTTATGTAAAGATATTTTTAGCCTCTCACTTCATCAAACAtcatttaccatattttgaacaagtatgaaattaaattataatattttaccaaGTAGGAGTGACAGGTACAGGACATCTAGTTAAATCTACAGTTTAGACAAAAAACAAATAGTTTTTGTTCATCCATGCAATATTTTGGATACACTTATACTCAAAATTTCTTGTTATTTATCTTAATTCTAATTTAAGAGCATCTAATACAGAGCATTCTCTATATTATTTGCTAACTCTGGCAACCCTATCACCAAGGCAGGCATTACCTCAcatttgttagaatggctattatcggacttctggcaagatagaggcataggtggatgcaccgtacctccacgcacaaccaagattggaacaacaatttagaggcagaataatacccagaaccaacagaaaatttatctgaatggaagtcagatagccaagaagttgaaatagacctgttaatccagaccggtaggaggggcggagacaagcagccgggcttggagaacagggagaattgggagcataaggcaaccgggagctcGTAAGGCATCTGGAgtgcacaagatcgcagtgggtggaccctgagtacacaagtggcagctggcagacccagtgaggtggcgattgtggagtaGGGCatagtgcacaacccaggatcccagggaagggactgaggtcccacggagaatgaagctaccgccattgttccctcttgaccccaccCTCACAACGTcgcaatctagcgactggggtgaccagccctggagaacacctaaggatccacccctcaccataacagcagtgaccagaccaaaaaaaaaaaaaaaaagagagagagagatggctcaaacagaacaaatcagtgccccagaaatcatccttttgagcaaccaagagatagctaacctgtcagatgcacagttcaaaacactggtgatcaggaagctcacagaattggttgattttggtcacaaattagatgaacaaatgcaggttaccataaaagaaatgaaggaaaatgcacagggaaccaatagtgataggaaggaaactgggactcaaaacaatagagtggaccagaaggaagaaagaaacaaccaaacaggaaagaatagagaaatgagaattcaaaaaaatgaggagaagcttagaaacctccaggacatcttgaaacattccaacatctgaattataggggtactggaagggaaagaggtagagcaacagattgaaaacgaatttgaacaaataataaaggagaacttccccattctggtaaaggaaatagacttccaggaagtccaggaagctcagacagtcctagagaagttggacccaagaagaaacacaccaaggcacatcataattacattagccaaggtaaaaatgaaggagaatcctagaagcagcaagagataaggggacagtaacctacaaaggagttcccatcagactgtcagctgatttctcaaaagagaccttacaggcaagaaggggctggaaagaagtattccaagtcatgaaagacaaggatctatatcccagattactctatccagcaaagctttcatttagaatgtaagggcagagaaagtgcttcccagataaggtcaagttataggagttcatcatcaccaagcccttattgtatgaaatgttaaagggacttatctaagaaaagaagattaaaaaaaacatgtatagtaaaaggacagcatactcacaattattaacaaccacacctaaagcaaaaccaaaagaaactaagcaaacaactagaacaggaacagaaccacagaaatggagatcacatggagggttagcaaccggggagtgggagggggaaaggtacagagaataagtagcatagattgtgggtagaaaatagacagggggagggtaagaatagtatgagaaatgtagaagctaaagaacttataagtatgacacatggacatgaactaaaggggggggaagtgggtagaagagggtgtacagggtggaggggcgtgaagagggaaatgggacaacagtaatagcataatcaataaaatatattttttaaaaaaagaatggccattatcaaaaGGGCAATATAACAAATGTGGGCAAGGATGTAAgagaacacttgtgcactgttggtgttaATGAAAATTGGTAAAATTGCTATGGAAACAGTATGCAGTTCCTTCAAAAGATGAAATATGGAACTACCGTACCACATGGTAAAGCAACtctacttctgggtgtttatctaaagaaaatgaaaacactaatttgagaagATATGTGCACCCTACCCTATGTTgattgtggcattatttacaataactgaaccatggaaacaacctaagcatTTGCCAACAGATGGCTGGATAAAGGAAAAGTGACATATTAGGGTTCACTTCCCTAATAGCCTCCTCACTCTAGTTGAAGTGACTCTCATAGCTATGTTCATtccactttaatttttctcttaacaggggtcaaaaggtacaaaaatgaataaattataaaagtgtTAAATATACTAATATGTTTTAATCTATTATAACAACTATTTTTGAGGTCATAATATGAAcaatttctttctgtatttctgttttgATGTAACTTAAGCATCAGCTATATTACTTTACAACTTACTATATTAACTGAACattatcaattaatatttgtgagAAGTAACAAAGAAATGATAAAGCTATATTTGAATAAAACATCtcaattctaattttaatatgATAGTATGATAATAATCCATTAAGGGCACATCATTGTTAAGCTGTATATGTTATGAAAACAATCATCAATATTAATAAGAACTATTTAGCTGACAgtggaaaacaaaattttcttgaaaacaaTTGCATTTTATCATTGCAATAacataggttttttaaaaaagattttacttatttttagacaggggggaagggagggagaaagagagggggagaaacatcaatttgtggttgcctctcacataaccccagctggggaacctggcctatAATCAAGgaatgtactctgactgggaattgaaccagcaaccctttggttcacaagctggtgctcaatccactgagccacatcagccagggttaatatagattttttaaaaacctgtagaTATATACTTTGGAGTTAAAATGACCAAAATTACTTCCTGAAACTATTTTAACAGGCTTTACATgctaaataaaaatcttaagcACTAACTCAGATTTTGAGCCAAGCAACTCAGttcctattaaaatattgaaatatagaaaaaaaagtgaCTCAGGTGGTAAGTGTGTAAAGATTTCTTCCTGAAGCTATTTGACAACCTCAAAATGCCAAAAAGATTCGTGAAATCTTTAGATTCTGTAATCTAAAGAACTTGATATAAGATTCCCTAATATGGCCTAATGGAAGAAGGCTTAGAATGAGAACCAGGTTCAGTTAGGAGAGTCACATTCCAGACCTAATTCTGTGAGTGTAGTGGGTTTAAAAATGTACTACATAAATATTCCAACTCAACAGGAGACAGTTGCCTTTTCATGTTCTGTTGCAGGCATGGCACCAATATTATGTCATGCCAGGTTTGCTGTTTAAAAGTCCTCATTGTCATAACTAAACAATGGGCTAACTCGATCTGAATAACTGAGTGTAGACCCCATTCCAGATGCACACACATCCCAGGTCTCTGCTTTGTCTGTTCTGGAGGCAGCTGATTCTTGAGGAAAAGCCACAGTAGGTCTGATGGCCCTGCAATCTCCtggaattttcaaagaaaatgacaTTGAAGGAGAAGCTGCCCTGGTGACTGTAGCTGGAAGGTCCAAGGCTTCTGGATAGATGGATATCGGGGTGTTTTCGGAAGCATAGTTATAGGCTGAAAGGCTCTTAGCTTCCCGCACGTTGTCACAGTATTTCAGAGCAGGGGGCTGGTAGGCCTGGTAGGACACtttagtggtggtggtgatcaCAGTCTGTAGGGAGGGAGCACCtggtgggggagtggtgaggtACCTGCAGGGAAGCTCGGGGTTATAGTAGGGGTGATTGGCTATGGCTGGGAACTGCCTAGGGTCAGTCCTCTCCCCAAGGCAAGGTTTTCCAAGTGCTGGTTTCCAGCCATGTTGTTTACTGGTGAAATCACAGCTTCTCTGGAAGCTGCTATATGACTTGATGTTATATTGTAGTGCATTCAGATGAACCCAGTCTGATTCATTAGCGTTATTGCTGGAATATGGGCTTATATTTGCATAATCAGGACCTGTTAATTCATAGCTGCAAGGTGGCTTAGGCAAATAGATTCTTGGGTTTGGATATTTCTGAAAGGGTAGCACTACATCTCCTTGAAAGGTGGCTAAGTCACAGGTAGCCTTGTAAGTATCAGAGTTTGAGCAGGAAACACAAGACTGCCCTACCATTGGAAAGCCAGTGTCAGTAATTATATCATGTTCTTCTGTATTTTCCAGGGCAGGTATGTTGTTGAAATGTCCACTGTTGTCTTGATCCTTTCCTGCCTAAAAAgtgatataaatttttatttgtaaaccAAATGCAAATTGCATGGATACTCTCACCTGTAACAGAAGCCAACcaaccaaatgaaaataaacttccaaTTGGGGGGGTCTGTGTTGTGAGCACTGCACAGCTCAGGTACATGATTTGGGCACATGGGCCAGTGGTTGTATAACTTGAGCTTGCTCGGCCATGAATAAGACACTGCTACAGAGAGGAGTTGACAGCAGCCAGGTAGGATGAGTCTGAGTGTCAAATTATAGGAGAGTACAGACCATTTGCTGTAGTATGTTCATAAAAGCGGAGACTCTGGAGTCTGACACAGatcagggttcaaatcctgactccatTCCTCATTAAttgaacaaattacttaacctctatGAGTCTCagattcctaatttttaaaatggggctCAATAATAGTAACCCCCAAGCCTTTCACAACATTTCATGTGTGAAACTTGAGACCTTATGTGCCTGGTACATAGAAAGTACTCAGACAATGTCAGTTTCTCTTATCCTCAGACTAACACTCTGCCTGCTTGGCATGCTCTGGATCAAAAGCTAAACTGAATCAAGTTGCACAAACAAATTTGATCTGTTCTATGTACATA
This Phyllostomus discolor isolate MPI-MPIP mPhyDis1 chromosome 5, mPhyDis1.pri.v3, whole genome shotgun sequence DNA region includes the following protein-coding sequences:
- the GCM2 gene encoding chorion-specific transcription factor GCMb; translation: MPTGERQKADCVCSYGMKLSWDINDPQMPQEPAHFDHFCEWPDGYVRFVYRSDEKKAQRHLSGWAMRNTNNHNGHILKKSCLGVVVCVQACVLPDGSRLQLRPAICDKARLKQQKRACPNCHSALELIPCRGHSGYPVTNFWRLEGNAIFFQAKGVHDHPRPESKSETEARRSAIKRQMASFYQPQRKRIREPEAGKDQDNSGHFNNIPALENTEEHDIITDTGFPMVGQSCVSCSNSDTYKATCDLATFQGDVVLPFQKYPNPRIYLPKPPCSYELTGPDYANISPYSSNNANESDWVHLNALQYNIKSYSSFQRSCDFTSKQHGWKPALGKPCLGERTDPRQFPAIANHPYYNPELPCRYLTTPPPGAPSLQTVITTTTKVSYQAYQPPALKYCDNVREAKSLSAYNYASENTPISIYPEALDLPATVTRAASPSMSFSLKIPGDCRAIRPTVAFPQESAASRTDKAETWDVCASGMGSTLSYSDRVSPLFSYDNEDF